A part of Thalassophryne amazonica chromosome 3, fThaAma1.1, whole genome shotgun sequence genomic DNA contains:
- the LOC117507353 gene encoding G-protein coupled receptor 22-like yields the protein MDTDSLTSSPAPTEWVGTVGSLEGMGVLLEQGGEVASSSLAHWYTPYSLGFQVSLIVFLMLELVLGFSSNLTVLVLYCSQSNLVDSVSNMVTVNLHILDVAVCVLCLPLTLVVVLLPPGPNLALVCCFHEACVTFASIATAINILVISLDRYDISVRPANRLLTTRRMMLLLAAVWVTSIAVFFIPFLEMQWFSVEGAEESSLIEQMSFPTRGVSATVAPIWLNQSLLCVGGQGHQMGLGMHYHLILQVPIFFTTVAVMLFTYSRILRALNIRIGSHVRKNQHFRGPSSRGCHKRQKSMKTGIRMVEGGEQCTTDGTKQLNHPPLIPSPSRTPTATSPPGLSSPAPLVTSDTGAATHVPATVGVQASVSAIIALRRAVRRHRDRRKRQQRVFRMSLIIITTFLCCWAPLSVTNVLILGIGPSDALVSLRLWFLALAYGTTISHPLLYAFTRQKLRRALRAKVKKRVVSLLQVDPSPGGTVIHNSWVENRKTSRPVQLEASDGTDRCLAEAL from the coding sequence ATGGACACCGACAGCTTGACCTCAAGCCCAGCTCCAACTGAATGGGTGGGCACAGTGGGGAGTCTGGAGGGAATGGGAGTCCTTCTGGAGCAGGGAGGAGAAGTTGCATCCAGCAGTCTGGCACACTGGTACACACCCTACTCACTGGGCTTCCAGGTATCGCTGATTGTCTTCCTCATGCTGGAGTTAGTGTTGGGTTTCAGTAGCAACCTGACTGTGCTGGTACTCTACTGCTCTCAATCCAATTTAGTGGATTCTGTGAGCAACATGGTGACTGTCAACCTGCACATTCTGGATGTAGCAGTGTGTGTGCTTTGTCTGCCCCTCACTCTAGTGGTTGTGCTGCTGCCTCCAGGACCCAATCTTGCCCTGGTCTGCTGCTTCCATGAAGCCTGTGTTACTTTTGCCAGCATTGCCACAGCTATCAACATCCTGGTGATTAGCTTGGACCGCTATGATATCTCAGTGCGGCCAGCTAACCGGCTGCTGACGACACGCAGAATGATGCTGCTCCTGGCTGCTGTTTGGGTCACCTCTATAGCTGTATTTTTTATCCCATTTTTGGAGATGCAGTGGTTCAGTGTTGAAGGGGCAGAAGAGAGCAGCCTCATAGAACAGATGTCTTTTCCTACCCGCGGCGTAAGCGCCACAGTGGCACCAATATGGCTTAACCAGTCACTCCTGTGTGTGGGTGGGCAGGGACATCAGATGGGCTTGGGCATGCACTACCATCTTATCCTGCAGGTGCCCATCTTCTTCACTACAGTGGCAGTCATGCTCTTCACCTACTCCAGAATACTAAGGGCTTTAAACATCCGCATTGGCTCCCATGTGAGGAAGAACCAGCACTTTCGGGGTCCCTCTTCCAGAGGGTGCCATAAGAGACAGAAAAGTATGAAGACTGGGATCAGAATGGTAGAAGGAGGAGAGCAGTGCACCACGGATGGCACCAAACAACTTAATCACCCTCCCCTCATCCCTTCCCCATCCCGCACGCCCACGGCGACCTCCCCTCCAGGCCTGTCCTCACCTGCTCCGCTGGTCACCTCGGACACAGGTGCTGCCACTCACGTGCCGGCTACCGTGGGTGTCCAGGCATCTGTATCAGCGATCATTGCCTTGCGGCGGGCGGTGCGACGACATCGGGATCGGCGAAAGCGCCAGCAGAGGGTGTTCCGGATGTCCCTCATCATTATCACCACCTTCCTGTGCTGTTGGGCTCCTCTTTCTGTCACCAATGTATTAATCCTTGGCATAGGTCCAAGTGACGCTCTGGTCAGCTTACGTCTCTGGTTCTTAGCTCTGGCGTATGGCACCACCATCTCCCACCCCCTGCTCTATGCCTTCACCCGTCAGAAGCTGCGCCGTGCCCTCCGCGCAAAGGTAAAAAAGAGGGTGGTGTCCCTACTACAAGTAGACCCATCACCAGGGGGCACTGTGATACACAACTCTTGGGTGGAGAACAGGAAAACAAGTCGGCCGGTGCAACTGGAAGCTAGCGACGGTACCGACCGCTGCCTGGCAGAAGCTCTGTGA